Proteins encoded within one genomic window of Pygocentrus nattereri isolate fPygNat1 chromosome 7, fPygNat1.pri, whole genome shotgun sequence:
- the odf3b gene encoding outer dense fiber protein 3-B: protein MATEEVWVGSWRPHRPRGPIAAMYSSPGPKYALPGVTGLNCHDPRKWKAPAFSFGTHHRQFSSSCSPGPGYLVPSNITRAGRDGTPAYSLYSRPKDPLLFQTPGPGRYSPEKAGKMTYYSAPAYSLSARTKEFRNDQTPGPAAYMLPSVLGPNTVNKSSAPNFSLTGRSKIGSFHEDLQKTPGPGTYRVVDAAVYKHKPPQYSMTARNNMPGDTTKKPGPGAHHPEQVTFTRLKPPSFSFGVRHSEFIAPLIVNITD from the exons ATGGCAACTGAGGAGGTCTGGGTAGGTTCCTGGAGGCCCCACAGGCCGAGGGGTCCGATTGCTGCAATGTACAGCAGCCCAGGACCCAAATATGCGCTTCCAGGTGTTACAG GTTTAAACTGTCATGACCCACGGAAGTGGAAAGCTCCAGCATTCAGCTTTGGCACGCATCATAGACAGTTCAGCTCCAGCTGTTCACCAGGACCTGGCTACCTTGTTCCCTCTAATATTACAAGAGCTGGACGAGATGGAACCCCAGCTTATTCACTGTACAGTAGACCCAAAGACCCTCTACTTTTCCAGACCCCTGGACCAG GGAGATATTCTCCTGAGAAAGCAGGAAAGATGACCTATTATTCCGCCCCTGCATATTCACTGTCAGCTAGAACCAAAGAGTTTCGCAATGACCAGACACCAG ggCCTGCTGCTTATATGCTGCCTTCAGTGCTAGGAccaaacactgtaaataaatcgtCTGCCCCGAACTTTTCCCTCACTGGCCGTAGCAAGATAGGCAGCTTCCATGAGGACCTGCAGAAG ACTCCAGGTCCAGGGACATACAGAGTTGTGGATGCAGCTGTGTACAAACACAAGCCTCCACAGTACAGCATGACTGCCCGCAACAACATGCCCGGTGACACAACCAAGAAACCAGGACCTGGAGCTCATCACCCAGAGCAG GTGACCTTCACACGACTCAAACCTCCCAGCTTCTCCTTTGGTGTCCGCCACTCTGAGTTCATTGCACCACTGATTGTGAACATCACTGATTAA
- the zgc:77752 gene encoding protein tyrosine phosphatase domain-containing protein 1 — MTPLVPVPKPSYSQARENLVKAIPPKIICLLACGGRDCRYEGPACWRPSQQAIKGLFSSWVTDDIVAMARPSTNLIRRYSIIEQFKKLNIKSIINMQLPGEHDHCGPDLEPDSGFTYSPQTFMENQIYFYNFGMTDFGVSSLVGMLDAVKVLAFSVEEGKVAVHCHAGLGRTGVLIACYLIYTLRITASEAIHYVRIKRPRSIQTRAQINLVFDFARLLGSQLAQYPCLSMRHGAAFSLRQYLQRQALLLHGEEARSLAHTPKILHLLCSLLTAIAQGTPSPPEVQVHLERKVAILALQGDVRDRLVLHRYLPVLTEGEGSVSSWDEPFGFLERKRAVLLNKRSYSESDLSKIALNKDFGFIQCSTSFTDDGKVCNGAITHLREQRSTNPAISILMKESSSAPDRYTPSSPRLYDSSTAKRAKFTMKKAQPFPKFSSTIALCNNHESVKVSLASRMVAEAMAQQDPLEDKILQKAAQLQDELNVSAYGWATLAMETDPKVLSTLVWTWFEKLKDPILNADDIDKLCTNTPGQNPLKTLHKSQRSTVCCLLGCVGQVSAHHPQTENAILQRLIRALTRHPPEEIASCGALLKVFRATVRELQCGRPASPTTHKSS; from the exons ATGACTCCACTAGTTCCAGTGCCAAAGCCCTCTTACTCCCAGGCCAGGGAGAACCTGGTAAAGGCTATTCCCCCTAAAATCATCTGCCTGCTGGCGTGTGGGGGGAGGGACTGCCGCTATGAGGGTCCTGCATGCTGGAGACCCAGCCAACAGGCCATTAAGGGCCTTTTCTCCAGCTG GGTAACTGATGACATTGTTGCCATGGCACGACCATCTACCAATCTTATTAGAAGATACAGCATAATAGAACAGTTTAAAAA GTTGAATATTAAGTCCATCATTAATATGCAGCTTCCTGGGGAACATGATCACTGCGGCCCTGACCTGGAGCCGGACAGTGGTTTCACCTATTCACCACAGACCTTCATGGAGAATCAGA TTTACTTCTATAACTTTGGCATGACTGATTTTGGCGTTTCATCTCTGGTTGGGATGCTGGACGCAGTGAAAGTCTTGGCCTTCTCTGTGGAGGAAGGCAAAGTGGCTGTGCACTGCCATGCTGGACTGGGCAGAACAG GAGTGCTGATTGCATGCTACTTGATCTACACACTGAGAATCACTGCCAGCGAGGCCATTCACTATGTACGAATCAAAAGGCCCCGGTCAATTCAAACTCGTGCACAGATCAATTTGGTATTTGACTTTGCCAGACTACTGGGCTCCCAGTTAGCACAGTATCCATGCCTGAGCATGCGGCATGGCGCAGCCTTCAGCCTGAGGCAGTATCTCCAGCGCCAGGCCCTGTTGCTGCATGGGGAAGAGGCCCGCTCCCTCGCACATACCCCCAAAATCCTACATCTTCTGTGCAGCTTGCTGACAGCCATTGCACAGGGAACTCCCAGTCCTCCAGAAGTGCAGGTTCATCTAGAGAGGAAGGTGGCAATTTTGGCACTCCAGGGGGATGTAAGGGACAGACTGGTGCTGCACAGGTATCTGCCTGTCCTGACGGAGGGAGAAGGCTCTGTCTCTTCATGGGATGAGCCTTTTGGATTCTTAGAGAGGAAGAGGGCAGTGCTTCTGAACAAGCGCAGTTACAGCGAGTCAGACCTCAGCAAAATTGCACTGAATAAG GATTTTGGATTCATACAGTGCTCCACATCATTTACAGATGATGGCAAAGTCTGCAATGGAGCTATTACTCATTTAAGAGAACAGAGATCAACAAATCCTGCCATCAGCATCTTGATGAAGGAATCCAGCAGTGCGCCAGACAGATACACACCATCAAGTCCTCGCTTGTatgacagcagcactgctaagAGGGCAAAGTTCACAATGAAAAAAGCTCAACCTTTCCCAAAATTTAGTTCCACTATAGCG CTGTGCAATAATCACGAATCGGTAAAAGTATCATTAGCATCGAGAATGGTTGCTGAAGCAATGGCACAGCAAGATCCACTGGAAGACAAAATACTGCAAAAGGCTGCACAATTAcag GATGAACTGAATGTCAGTGCATATGGATGGGCCACGCTGGCCATGGAGACAGACCCAAAGGTTCTGAGTACTCTCGTGTGGACATGGTTTGAAAAACTAAAG GATCCCATTCTGAATGCAGATGACATAGATAAGCTATGCACAAACACGCCTGGTCAAAATCCCCTTAAAACGCTGCACAAG TCTCAGCGTAGCACCGTGTGCTGTTTGCTGGGTTGTGTGGGTCAGGTGTCGGCACACCATCCACAGACTGAAAATGCCATCCTGCAGAGGCTTATACGAGCTCTGACCAGG CACCCTCCAGAGGAGATAGCAAGTTGTGGTGCTCTGCTGAAGGTGTTCAGAGCTACAGTGAGAGAGCTGCAGTGTGGTCGCCCAGCGAGCCCTACAACCCACAAGAGCTCTTAA
- the LOC108439765 gene encoding ADP-ribosylation factor 4 — protein MGLTISSLFGRLFGKKQMRILMVGLDAAGKTTILYKLKLGEIVTTIPTIGFNVETVEYKNICFTVWDVGGQDKIRPLWRHYFQNTQGLIFVVDSNDRERVSESAEELSKMLQEDELRDAVLLVFANKQDLPNAMAVSELTDKLGLQSLRSRTWYVQATCATQGTGLYEGLDWLSNELSKR, from the exons ATGGGGCTTACCATTTCCTCGCTCTTCGGGAGACTCTTTGGGAAGAAACAGATGAGAATACTTATGG tGGGTCTGGATGCTGCTGGCAAAACGACAATATTGTACAAACTAAAGCTTGGAGAAATCGTGACTACCATTCCAACCATTG GATTTAACGTCGAAACTGTTGAATATAAGAATATCTGCTTCACTGTTTGGGATGTCGGTGGCCAGGATAAGATTCGTCCACTTTGGAGACATTACTTCCAGAACACTCAG GGTCTGATCTTTGTGGTGGACAgcaatgacagagagagagtatctGAGTCTGCTGAGGagctctccaaaatg TTGCAGGAAGATGAACTGAGGGATGCTGTGCTGCTGGTGTTCGCAAACAAACAGGACCTGCCTAATGCCATGGCAGTCAGTGAACTTACAGACAAATTGGGCCTGCAGAGTCTACGTAGCAGAACG TGGTATGTTCAAGCTACCTGTGCTACACAAGGCACTGGGCTCTATGAAGGACTAGACTGGTTATCCAATGAGCTGTCCAAACGCTAG
- the LOC108439842 gene encoding ADP-ribosylation factor 4-like: MGLTISSLFGRLFGKKQMRILMVGLDAAGKTTILYKLKLGEIVTTIPTIGFNVETVEYKNICFTVWDVGGQDKIRPLWRHYFQNTQGLIFVVDSNDRERVAESAEELSKMLQEDELREAVLLVFANKQDLPNAMAVSELTDKLGLQSLRSRTWYVQATCATQGTGLYEGLDWLSNELSKR, translated from the exons ATGGGCTTGACCATTTCGTCACTTTTTGGGAGGCTTTTCGGAAAGAAGCAAATGAGAATACTTATGG tgggTTTGGATGCAGCAGGTAAAACCACAATACTGTACAAGTTGAAGCTTGGAGAAATTGTGACAACAATTCCTACCATAG GTTTTAATGTGGAGACTGTTGAATATAAGAACATCTGCTTCACTGTCTGGGATGTTGGTGGCCAGGATAAGATTCGTCCACTTTGGAGACATTACTTCCAGAACACTCAG GGTCTGATTTTTGTGGTGGACAGcaacgacagagagagagtagctGAGTCGGCTGAGGagctctccaaaatg TTGCAAGAAGATGAGCTGAGGGAAGCTGTGCTGCTGGTGTTCGCAAACAAACAGGACCTGCCTAATGCCATGGCTGTCAGTGAACTTACAGACAAACTGGGCCTGCAGAGTCTACGTAGCAGAacg TGGTATGTTCAAGCTACCTGTGCTACACAAGGCACTGGGCTCTATGAAGGACTAGACTGGTTATCCAATGAGCTGTCCAAACGCTAG